A single region of the Sciurus carolinensis chromosome 16, mSciCar1.2, whole genome shotgun sequence genome encodes:
- the Klhdc4 gene encoding kelch domain-containing protein 4 isoform X3, which yields MYNELYVYNIKKDTWTKVDIPSPPPRRCAHQTVVVPQGGGQLWVFGGEFASPDGEQFYHYKDLWVLHLATKTWEQVRSVGGPSGRSGHRMVAWKRQLILFGGFHESTRDYIYYNDVHSFNLDTFVWSKLSPSGTGPTPRSGCQMSVTPQGGIVIYGGYSKQRVKKDVDRGTQHSDMFLLKPEDGGEGKWTWNRISPSGVKPTPRSGFSVAMTPNHQVLLFGGVCDKEEEESLEGVFFNDLYFYDASRNRWFLGQLKGPKSEKRKRRRGKAEECQGTSEPEPLEVVREVVAEDGTVVTIKQVIPAPGPTGRPPPEEEDGAVEAGPRVEPCPRSSAMLAVKHGLLYVYGGMFEAGNRQVTLSDLYCLDLHKMEEWKALVEMDPETQEWLEETDSEEDSSSAEGADGGDEDQDEDGGEEEEGEAH from the exons ACTGTCGTGGTCCCTCAGGGTGGTGGACAGCTGTGGGTCTTCGGTGGGGAGTTTGCTTCTCCCGATGGAGAGCAGTTCTACCATTACAAGGACCTCTGGGTCCTGCACTTGGCCACCAAGACATGGGAGCAAGTCAG atcaGTTGGGGGTCCTTCTGGTCGGAGTGGACATCGGATGGTGGCCTGGAAGAGACAGTTAATCCTTTTCGGTGGCTTCCATGAGAGCACAAG GGATTACATCTACTACAATGACGTGCATTCCTTCAACCTGGACACCTTTGTGTGGAGCAAGCTGTCTCCGTCAGGAACTGGGCCCACGCCCAGGTCAGGCTGCCAGATGTCCGTCACTCCCCAGGGCGGCATAGTCATCTATGGGGGCTACTCGAAGCAG AGAGTCAAGAAAGACGTGGACAGAGGCACCCAGCATTCAGATATGTTCCTGCTGAAGCCCGAGGACGGGGGAGAAG GCAAATGGACATGGAACCGGATCAGCCCTTCAGGGGTCAAGCCCACTCCAAGGTCTGGCTTTTCAGTGGCCATGACCCCAAATCATCAGGTGCTGCTCTTTGGGGGCGTCTGTgacaaggaagaggaagagagccTGGAGGGCGTGTTCTTCAACGACCTGTACTTCTACGATGCCTCCAGGAACCGCTGGTTCCTGGGGCAGCTGAAG GGCCCCAAGTCAGAAAAGAGGAAGCGGAGGCGGGGCAAAGCAGAGGAGTGCCAAGGCACCAGCGAGCCGGAGCCCCTGGAGGTGGTCAGAGAGGTGGTGGCCGAGGATGGGACCGTGGTCACCATTAAACAAGTGATCCCAGCCCCGGGCCCAACAGGCCGGCCCCCACCAGAGGAGGAGGATGGTGCTGTGGAGGCTGGCCCCAGGGTTGAGCCCTGTCCACGCTCCAGTGCCATGCTGGCTGTCAAGCACGGGCTGCTATATGTCTATGGGGGTATGTTTGAAGCCGGCAACCGCCAGGTGACCCTCAGTGACCTGTACTGCCTCGATCTCCACAAGATGGAAGAGTGGAAGGCCTTGGTGGAGATGGATCCAG AAACTCAGGAGTGGCTGGAAGAGACGGACTCAGAGGAGGATAGCAGCTCGGCTGAGGGTGCTGACGGGGGAGATGAGGACCAGGATGAGGAcggcggggaggaggaggaaggtgaggcTCACTAG
- the Klhdc4 gene encoding kelch domain-containing protein 4 isoform X5, whose translation MSTISKRTPGLKLISPVHLQGAVLTRSVGGPSGRSGHRMVAWKRQLILFGGFHESTRDYIYYNDVHSFNLDTFVWSKLSPSGTGPTPRSGCQMSVTPQGGIVIYGGYSKQRVKKDVDRGTQHSDMFLLKPEDGGEGKWTWNRISPSGVKPTPRSGFSVAMTPNHQVLLFGGVCDKEEEESLEGVFFNDLYFYDASRNRWFLGQLKGPKSEKRKRRRGKAEECQGTSEPEPLEVVREVVAEDGTVVTIKQVIPAPGPTGRPPPEEEDGAVEAGPRVEPCPRSSAMLAVKHGLLYVYGGMFEAGNRQVTLSDLYCLDLHKMEEWKALVEMDPETQEWLEETDSEEDSSSAEGADGGDEDQDEDGGEEEEGEAH comes from the exons atcaGTTGGGGGTCCTTCTGGTCGGAGTGGACATCGGATGGTGGCCTGGAAGAGACAGTTAATCCTTTTCGGTGGCTTCCATGAGAGCACAAG GGATTACATCTACTACAATGACGTGCATTCCTTCAACCTGGACACCTTTGTGTGGAGCAAGCTGTCTCCGTCAGGAACTGGGCCCACGCCCAGGTCAGGCTGCCAGATGTCCGTCACTCCCCAGGGCGGCATAGTCATCTATGGGGGCTACTCGAAGCAG AGAGTCAAGAAAGACGTGGACAGAGGCACCCAGCATTCAGATATGTTCCTGCTGAAGCCCGAGGACGGGGGAGAAG GCAAATGGACATGGAACCGGATCAGCCCTTCAGGGGTCAAGCCCACTCCAAGGTCTGGCTTTTCAGTGGCCATGACCCCAAATCATCAGGTGCTGCTCTTTGGGGGCGTCTGTgacaaggaagaggaagagagccTGGAGGGCGTGTTCTTCAACGACCTGTACTTCTACGATGCCTCCAGGAACCGCTGGTTCCTGGGGCAGCTGAAG GGCCCCAAGTCAGAAAAGAGGAAGCGGAGGCGGGGCAAAGCAGAGGAGTGCCAAGGCACCAGCGAGCCGGAGCCCCTGGAGGTGGTCAGAGAGGTGGTGGCCGAGGATGGGACCGTGGTCACCATTAAACAAGTGATCCCAGCCCCGGGCCCAACAGGCCGGCCCCCACCAGAGGAGGAGGATGGTGCTGTGGAGGCTGGCCCCAGGGTTGAGCCCTGTCCACGCTCCAGTGCCATGCTGGCTGTCAAGCACGGGCTGCTATATGTCTATGGGGGTATGTTTGAAGCCGGCAACCGCCAGGTGACCCTCAGTGACCTGTACTGCCTCGATCTCCACAAGATGGAAGAGTGGAAGGCCTTGGTGGAGATGGATCCAG AAACTCAGGAGTGGCTGGAAGAGACGGACTCAGAGGAGGATAGCAGCTCGGCTGAGGGTGCTGACGGGGGAGATGAGGACCAGGATGAGGAcggcggggaggaggaggaaggtgaggcTCACTAG
- the Klhdc4 gene encoding kelch domain-containing protein 4 isoform X4, translating into MAKKLLCTTSCMSTISKRTPGLKLISPVHLQGAVLTRSVGGPSGRSGHRMVAWKRQLILFGGFHESTRDYIYYNDVHSFNLDTFVWSKLSPSGTGPTPRSGCQMSVTPQGGIVIYGGYSKQRVKKDVDRGTQHSDMFLLKPEDGGEGKWTWNRISPSGVKPTPRSGFSVAMTPNHQVLLFGGVCDKEEEESLEGVFFNDLYFYDASRNRWFLGQLKGPKSEKRKRRRGKAEECQGTSEPEPLEVVREVVAEDGTVVTIKQVIPAPGPTGRPPPEEEDGAVEAGPRVEPCPRSSAMLAVKHGLLYVYGGMFEAGNRQVTLSDLYCLDLHKMEEWKALVEMDPETQEWLEETDSEEDSSSAEGADGGDEDQDEDGGEEEEGEAH; encoded by the exons atcaGTTGGGGGTCCTTCTGGTCGGAGTGGACATCGGATGGTGGCCTGGAAGAGACAGTTAATCCTTTTCGGTGGCTTCCATGAGAGCACAAG GGATTACATCTACTACAATGACGTGCATTCCTTCAACCTGGACACCTTTGTGTGGAGCAAGCTGTCTCCGTCAGGAACTGGGCCCACGCCCAGGTCAGGCTGCCAGATGTCCGTCACTCCCCAGGGCGGCATAGTCATCTATGGGGGCTACTCGAAGCAG AGAGTCAAGAAAGACGTGGACAGAGGCACCCAGCATTCAGATATGTTCCTGCTGAAGCCCGAGGACGGGGGAGAAG GCAAATGGACATGGAACCGGATCAGCCCTTCAGGGGTCAAGCCCACTCCAAGGTCTGGCTTTTCAGTGGCCATGACCCCAAATCATCAGGTGCTGCTCTTTGGGGGCGTCTGTgacaaggaagaggaagagagccTGGAGGGCGTGTTCTTCAACGACCTGTACTTCTACGATGCCTCCAGGAACCGCTGGTTCCTGGGGCAGCTGAAG GGCCCCAAGTCAGAAAAGAGGAAGCGGAGGCGGGGCAAAGCAGAGGAGTGCCAAGGCACCAGCGAGCCGGAGCCCCTGGAGGTGGTCAGAGAGGTGGTGGCCGAGGATGGGACCGTGGTCACCATTAAACAAGTGATCCCAGCCCCGGGCCCAACAGGCCGGCCCCCACCAGAGGAGGAGGATGGTGCTGTGGAGGCTGGCCCCAGGGTTGAGCCCTGTCCACGCTCCAGTGCCATGCTGGCTGTCAAGCACGGGCTGCTATATGTCTATGGGGGTATGTTTGAAGCCGGCAACCGCCAGGTGACCCTCAGTGACCTGTACTGCCTCGATCTCCACAAGATGGAAGAGTGGAAGGCCTTGGTGGAGATGGATCCAG AAACTCAGGAGTGGCTGGAAGAGACGGACTCAGAGGAGGATAGCAGCTCGGCTGAGGGTGCTGACGGGGGAGATGAGGACCAGGATGAGGAcggcggggaggaggaggaaggtgaggcTCACTAG